Proteins encoded within one genomic window of Candidatus Thermoplasmatota archaeon:
- a CDS encoding type IV pilin: protein MKKEWRQLALLQKKYQSDRRLFQKDFRYDTRGVSEVVGTMLLVTIGVALFIVLSVVVFSVLSVYFPQSIPKTSLLGTVDIPVIYIHHYGGESITGDCIVTIAVGEHTKTQSLQIFLGTNDVNQNNMFDIGESFSFDSSLSTTFGLPSYQIAASEIVVTIFNPSVNAVIYKSILQEGLSAVGPVVTTLPATSIAQTSAIFHMSYDFKFQEFSGRNIRFIYWKSADPNNKFYTSWYSTDAIQDFYDETVGDLDMGTRYHYQAQIKYTYRDDQGVEQTLELLSSSIQSFSTLTNLLANWKFDEGQGLTAFDSGPHQHHGELYPDNPMFLRPQWQTVPDNTVKGGSALELDGYDDYISIDLSQGLINPVEQMTCEGWVKPGEHADGKFCNVPDNVFNSFSTFGNSYIGFYETDCIYVGTESENITLALAGRTGSTTEKKGAIVTLKVKKTDFSGQVLSKDSTTTYFDVFIFELGSCQNPKMFHISGDIFGVIYTGPSDIGRIKTFQISAAGDISDTPISEYVFSGQDSVCFVPDIVYCSTSGGNYFFACVYATSDYRGIVKTFSISQTGSSITSISHVNMYTTVPVGDADNEGIVYAADIAMVDSDTFVVVYEDFDHDGRLRSFNINPTTGAIVTSSLNACLFDDLNGVTPQIIKVSDTGLFAIVYYAGLDDEHASIGRVVIVEIPDTGVIDSPPRDDFIDSSLGPKTYPSIDIEGSQFSEFRIVRLSQIIGSSAFFAVSFRGVNNYAYLDIINVTMNHYSLNGIRLVRDNFIVEQSVIGWPVFVYTNYETPQPLYAMFCKKLSSSYSNDDNNGIIKTLTISVISETSVTISLIDSAYVGCQNFFTPDTILLSHDTNYYYYAVVCRGENDGGYIKTFAVNKIFSMIGRPVGGTGVEPGVFIDVFKFADDCFNPRILRVHTTVYAIVYQTNPGSPSSQGYIVTVQINDNGIITHPLLDGPTLFVPSVSGITKVYYPKMYPLENQSYIVCYGGLYTGQTVFVVQSCQITDGGTITIQNDPEYYDVITNVGPCPQYGCDVIRISQVTNIFAFVFGSSVITYSFFEGAPQRIIERPIEIFSLFGSLAFPTIIHEGEIYVLTYTHLEAPGFSGFAVFTISEDGSAISLSTIQFFESNSYISLVRVFEDTFMFHTSPFGNGFLQLATVRINLQKGDVSSIDAYKSIQKNYLFARFLPVDLSESPYKLLLVAQGPEEDAVVHLISLNQEKRMCTIIGYDSQEYNIFNISVYDHVVYASIIDTSDRTLTVSVPLVSDCWNYIVFRYKSGGSGFMTLSNYFDKNQNPFFYSLPSLPGGFLQLKRIELEVIKEVNFYIGRNYCGSSGFNAFYDEFEIYDNVFDIAYHSSKFNEWWDERYGNP, encoded by the coding sequence ATGAAAAAAGAATGGCGACAACTAGCTCTTCTACAGAAGAAGTATCAATCGGATCGTCGTTTGTTTCAAAAAGATTTCCGGTATGATACTAGAGGGGTTTCTGAAGTTGTTGGAACCATGTTGCTTGTTACGATTGGCGTGGCACTTTTTATAGTATTGTCTGTAGTTGTTTTTTCTGTTCTTTCAGTTTATTTTCCTCAAAGTATTCCAAAAACAAGTCTTCTTGGAACCGTTGACATTCCTGTCATCTATATTCATCATTATGGTGGTGAATCAATTACTGGAGATTGCATTGTAACAATTGCGGTAGGTGAACATACAAAAACACAATCGTTACAAATATTTTTAGGTACAAACGATGTAAATCAGAATAATATGTTTGATATCGGTGAATCTTTTTCTTTTGACTCCTCTCTGTCTACGACTTTTGGATTACCCTCGTATCAGATAGCTGCAAGTGAAATTGTAGTTACGATTTTTAATCCTTCGGTGAATGCAGTGATATATAAAAGTATTCTCCAGGAAGGATTATCTGCTGTTGGGCCGGTTGTTACCACGCTTCCTGCAACGAGCATTGCTCAGACATCAGCAATATTTCATATGTCGTATGATTTTAAATTTCAAGAATTTAGTGGTCGTAACATTCGGTTTATATATTGGAAAAGCGCGGATCCAAACAATAAATTCTATACCTCTTGGTATTCCACCGATGCCATCCAGGATTTTTATGATGAGACTGTAGGTGATCTTGATATGGGAACACGATATCACTACCAAGCACAAATCAAGTATACCTATCGTGATGATCAAGGAGTTGAACAAACCCTTGAATTGTTGAGTTCTTCGATTCAAAGTTTCTCGACACTAACAAATCTTCTTGCAAATTGGAAGTTTGATGAAGGACAAGGGCTTACTGCGTTTGATTCTGGCCCACATCAACATCATGGTGAATTATATCCTGACAATCCTATGTTTCTTCGGCCTCAATGGCAGACCGTACCTGACAATACGGTCAAAGGAGGTTCAGCGCTTGAGCTGGATGGATATGATGATTATATATCGATTGATTTATCACAGGGTTTGATAAACCCTGTTGAACAAATGACGTGTGAAGGTTGGGTTAAACCTGGTGAGCATGCTGATGGTAAATTTTGTAATGTTCCAGACAATGTTTTTAATTCTTTTTCTACATTTGGTAATTCGTATATCGGTTTTTATGAAACAGATTGTATTTATGTTGGAACAGAGTCAGAAAATATTACCCTTGCGTTGGCTGGTCGAACCGGTTCAACAACAGAAAAGAAAGGTGCTATCGTAACCCTTAAGGTAAAAAAAACAGATTTCTCTGGTCAGGTTTTATCAAAAGATAGTACGACAACATATTTTGATGTATTTATTTTTGAATTAGGTTCATGTCAGAATCCGAAAATGTTCCATATTTCTGGTGATATTTTTGGGGTTATTTATACTGGGCCAAGTGATATTGGAAGAATAAAAACATTTCAAATTTCTGCAGCTGGTGATATTTCAGACACTCCAATTTCTGAATATGTTTTTTCTGGTCAAGATAGCGTGTGTTTTGTTCCAGATATTGTGTATTGTAGTACTTCTGGAGGTAATTATTTTTTTGCCTGTGTGTATGCAACATCAGATTACAGGGGAATTGTTAAAACGTTTAGTATCTCTCAAACTGGGAGTAGTATCACATCAATAAGTCATGTTAATATGTATACTACTGTTCCAGTAGGAGATGCTGACAATGAAGGAATTGTTTATGCTGCTGATATTGCTATGGTTGATTCCGATACCTTTGTTGTTGTCTACGAGGATTTTGATCATGATGGTCGGCTCCGTTCCTTTAACATCAATCCGACAACAGGAGCTATCGTTACTTCTTCGTTGAATGCTTGTTTATTTGATGATTTAAATGGTGTAACTCCTCAGATCATTAAGGTGTCTGATACTGGTTTGTTTGCTATTGTGTACTATGCAGGTCTTGATGATGAACATGCAAGTATCGGGCGGGTGGTAATCGTTGAAATTCCAGATACTGGTGTTATTGATAGTCCTCCACGAGATGATTTTATTGATAGTAGTCTAGGTCCAAAAACATATCCATCTATTGATATTGAAGGTTCTCAATTTAGTGAATTCCGGATTGTAAGGCTATCTCAAATCATTGGATCTTCTGCTTTTTTTGCGGTATCCTTTCGAGGGGTTAATAATTACGCATATCTTGATATAATCAATGTTACTATGAATCATTATTCTCTAAACGGAATTCGTCTTGTTAGAGACAATTTTATCGTTGAACAATCAGTAATCGGCTGGCCTGTTTTTGTATATACAAACTATGAAACTCCTCAACCGTTATATGCGATGTTTTGTAAGAAACTTTCTTCATCATATTCAAACGATGATAATAATGGGATTATTAAAACATTAACAATTTCTGTCATATCTGAAACAAGTGTTACTATTTCACTAATTGATTCAGCATATGTTGGTTGTCAAAATTTTTTCACCCCTGATACAATTCTTCTTTCTCACGATACAAATTACTATTATTATGCGGTTGTCTGTCGAGGGGAGAACGACGGAGGATACATAAAGACATTTGCTGTCAACAAAATTTTTTCAATGATTGGTAGACCTGTTGGTGGAACTGGTGTCGAGCCAGGTGTATTCATTGACGTTTTTAAATTTGCTGATGATTGTTTTAATCCGAGGATTCTTCGAGTTCATACCACAGTATATGCAATTGTCTATCAAACAAATCCAGGATCGCCCTCTTCTCAAGGGTATATTGTTACTGTACAAATCAATGACAATGGAATAATTACACATCCACTACTTGATGGGCCTACGCTGTTTGTTCCTTCAGTTTCTGGTATTACTAAAGTATATTACCCGAAAATGTATCCACTTGAAAACCAGAGTTATATAGTATGTTATGGAGGTTTGTATACTGGACAAACTGTTTTTGTTGTTCAATCATGCCAAATTACCGATGGAGGTACCATAACTATACAAAACGATCCAGAGTATTATGATGTTATTACAAATGTTGGGCCTTGTCCACAGTATGGTTGTGATGTTATTCGTATTTCTCAAGTTACTAATATTTTTGCTTTTGTATTCGGTTCGTCTGTTATTACTTATTCTTTTTTTGAAGGGGCCCCTCAAAGAATCATTGAACGACCTATTGAGATTTTTTCGCTCTTTGGTTCTCTTGCTTTTCCAACAATTATTCATGAAGGAGAAATCTACGTACTTACGTATACACATCTTGAGGCTCCAGGATTCAGTGGTTTTGCTGTGTTCACAATTTCTGAGGATGGATCGGCAATTTCTTTAAGCACAATACAGTTCTTTGAAAGTAATAGTTATATTTCACTTGTTCGTGTTTTTGAGGATACATTCATGTTTCATACTTCTCCATTCGGTAATGGTTTTTTACAATTAGCAACAGTTCGTATCAATCTACAAAAAGGAGATGTCAGTAGCATTGATGCTTATAAAAGTATACAAAAAAATTATTTATTTGCTCGGTTCTTACCTGTTGATTTGTCAGAATCTCCGTATAAATTGCTTTTGGTAGCACAAGGTCCAGAAGAAGATGCTGTTGTTCATTTGATTTCTCTTAATCAGGAAAAAAGAATGTGTACTATTATTGGATATGATTCACAAGAGTATAACATTTTCAATATTTCTGTGTACGATCATGTTGTGTATGCATCAATAATTGATACGAGCGATCGCACATTGACGGTTTCTGTTCCTCTCGTCTCAGATTGTTGGAATTACATAGTTTTCCGATATAAATCGGGTGGATCTGGTTTTATGACGTTGTCGAATTATTTTGAT
- a CDS encoding type II secretion system F family protein, producing the protein MMTLTKYQRVCYQWFGGFARKNVSEKLDKMLQSAHMEIRTDAYLSYVMFASILVMIGSLIGMSVFLAILVVVAHVNLSLMIVGVLLSLPGVFGTLTYALLLKIPASRAKARSKNINVHLAYACNFISAMASAGVTPTEIFKSLSKQDIYGEINKEAAWIYRDVTLLGVDLLTAIKKNLERTPSQKFKEFLQGMVVTVTSGGSLRSYFLAKANQYMWENRQAQKQLLETLGIMAESYVTAAVAGILLLLIVIPLMMIISGDFNAMFLYILIFMVVPMVHMGFAVVIKGMCQGA; encoded by the coding sequence ATGATGACGTTAACTAAATATCAGAGGGTTTGTTATCAGTGGTTTGGTGGTTTTGCCCGAAAAAATGTTTCTGAGAAACTTGATAAAATGTTGCAATCTGCGCATATGGAGATTCGAACAGATGCGTATCTTTCGTATGTGATGTTTGCATCGATTCTGGTTATGATCGGAAGTTTGATTGGAATGTCTGTTTTTCTTGCGATTCTTGTTGTTGTTGCTCATGTGAATCTCTCTTTGATGATTGTTGGAGTGTTACTAAGTCTTCCCGGTGTCTTTGGTACTCTAACATATGCACTCTTATTAAAGATACCCGCAAGTAGAGCAAAAGCTCGGAGTAAAAATATTAACGTTCATTTAGCATATGCTTGTAATTTCATCTCAGCGATGGCATCAGCAGGGGTAACACCAACTGAAATTTTTAAAAGTCTTTCAAAGCAGGATATTTACGGAGAGATCAATAAGGAGGCGGCATGGATTTATCGTGATGTGACATTACTTGGAGTAGATTTGCTTACAGCAATTAAAAAGAATCTTGAACGGACACCATCCCAGAAATTTAAAGAATTTTTACAGGGAATGGTAGTTACTGTCACGTCCGGTGGTTCACTTCGATCATATTTTTTAGCAAAGGCAAACCAGTATATGTGGGAGAATCGTCAGGCACAGAAACAATTGCTTGAAACCTTGGGAATTATGGCTGAAAGCTATGTGACTGCTGCAGTTGCAGGTATCTTATTGTTGTTGATTGTGATTCCATTGATGATGATTATCAGCGGGGATTTTAATGCGATGTTTTTGTATATTTTAATTTTCATGGTCGTTCCTATGGTTCATATGGGTTTTGCTGTGGTGATTAAAGGTATGTGTCAGGGGGCGTAA
- a CDS encoding type II secretion system F family protein, with the protein MFEKKEKKSVPDTQKKIGFFQNLILTGQKTRLIVIVVTIVCIVVFLLLAVLTLVRIFPGFLNPGDYIVLAMLSGTGIFGMYEAMRMRRISKIDAIFPDFVRDLAESRRAGMTFTKAILFASKGNYGILTPEIQKISQQVSWGSNVTDALVDFSRRVYTKSIRRTISLIIEASKSGGNVADVLDLAAKDAREIKLLESERKTSMASYVVVIYVGMFVFLAIILILCTSFIPAMVGEGSSGMQGVMGGGGPRVSIQEITSIFYYATLMQGIGSGVVAGVFEDGKLTSSVKHIFVMIIISWLSFKLLLGM; encoded by the coding sequence ATGTTTGAGAAAAAAGAAAAAAAATCTGTTCCAGATACTCAAAAAAAGATTGGTTTTTTCCAAAATCTTATTTTGACTGGTCAGAAGACTCGGTTAATCGTGATTGTTGTCACCATTGTTTGTATTGTTGTATTTCTTCTCTTAGCGGTTTTGACGTTGGTTCGGATTTTTCCAGGTTTTTTAAATCCTGGGGATTATATTGTTCTGGCGATGCTTTCAGGTACTGGGATTTTTGGCATGTATGAAGCAATGCGGATGCGACGGATTTCGAAAATTGATGCTATTTTTCCTGATTTTGTCCGTGATCTTGCTGAGTCACGTCGTGCTGGTATGACATTCACCAAGGCTATTTTGTTTGCCTCGAAAGGTAATTATGGAATTCTTACACCAGAGATTCAGAAGATTTCACAGCAGGTATCTTGGGGGAGTAATGTTACTGATGCGCTTGTTGATTTTTCTCGCAGGGTGTATACGAAATCGATTCGTCGGACAATTTCGTTGATCATTGAGGCAAGTAAAAGTGGTGGGAATGTTGCTGATGTGCTTGATCTTGCTGCAAAGGATGCTCGTGAGATTAAACTGTTGGAATCTGAGCGGAAAACAAGTATGGCCTCCTATGTTGTTGTGATTTATGTTGGTATGTTTGTGTTTCTTGCGATTATTTTGATTTTGTGTACGAGTTTTATTCCCGCGATGGTCGGTGAAGGCTCTTCAGGGATGCAGGGTGTTATGGGGGGTGGTGGTCCTCGCGTCTCGATTCAGGAGATTACAAGTATTTTTTATTATGCAACATTGATGCAGGGTATTGGTTCTGGTGTTGTTGCTGGTGTTTTTGAAGATGGAAAATTAACATCGAGTGTGAAACATATTTTTGTGATGATTATTATATCATGGTTATCGTTTAAATTGCTGTTAGGAATGTAA